The Streptomyces noursei ATCC 11455 sequence AGACCTTCGACCAGTAGTCGGTGGCCGCCGCGGTGACGCCGTAGACGTCGACCTTGCCGGTCGGCAGGGTCGGGTCGGTGGCGACGTAGATCGGGGTGCCGCCGGGGGTGGTGCCGGTGCGCACGTCGAACTTCCCGATGGTGGCGGTGGCCAGGTACGGCGCCATCGGGCGGCTCTCGCGCCAGTGGAACCACGCCCGGCCGCCGTGCTCGCCGGAGCCGACCAGCCGCCCGTTGGAGACCCCGGTCAGGCCCTTGGGGGCGTCGATGCGGATGTCGTAGGTGGCCTTCTCGTCCGGGTGGTCGCTGGACGGGAACCACGTCGAGGCGGCGTTGGGCTCGCAGGCCACGAAGACGCCGTCCTTGGTCTTCATCCAGCCGTACTGCGAACCGAAGACGATCGGGCCGCTGAGCGGCTGGGGGACGCCGTGGTAGACGACGGTGACCGCGAAGCGCTCGCCGCGGGCGAGCGGGCGGCCGGGCCGGATGACGAGTTCGTCGCCGGTTCTGGAGAAGCGGGCGGGGCGGCCGTCGACCCGGACCTGGTCGACGGTCAGCTTCTGGAGGTCCAGGTCGAACGAGGAGAGGTCCTGGGTGGCCCGGGCGGTCAGCGTGGTCCTGCCGTCCAGCCGGCCGGAGTCGGGGTGGTAGCTGACGCCGAGGTCGTAGTGGAGGGGCCGGTAGCCCCCGTTGCCCAACCCGGGGAAGTAGGGGTCACCGATGCCGGGGGCGCCCGGCGTGGCCGCGGGGGCCGCGGCGATGGTGGCGGCCGAGGCCACCGCGGTGGCCAGGGCGAGCCAACGGGAGGAGCGACGCGCAGAACGGGAGAGTGCCATGAGCCGTCCCTTCGAGTACGCGGATGCGTGATGAACAACCGCGCCGACTCTGCACTCTCCCGTCCGTCTTCACCAGCGACTTTGCCAAGTCGTCAGGCGTTACTGCCCGGTTGATGCCTTACCGTCCGAACTTTCGGTCGCCGCACCGGAGTTGTCCGACTCGCCCTCGGGGTGGTGGCAGGCCACCTGGTGCCCGGTCCGCAACCGGATCAGCGGCGGCTCGGTGGTGGTGCACTCCTCGGTCGCCTTCCAGCAGCGGGTGCGGAACCGGCAGCCGGACGGCGGGTCGATCGGCGAGGGGACGTCGCCCTTGAGCAGGATCCGGCCGCGCTGGGTGCGCCGCTTGGGGTCGGGCACCGGCACGGCCGAGAGCAGCGCCTTGGTGTACGGGTGCCGGGGCGAGGCGTAGAGCGAGTCCCGGTCGGCCAGTTCGACGATCTTGCCGAGGTACATCACCGCGATCCGGTCCGAGACGTGCCGGATGACCGAGAGGTCGTGCGCGATGATCACGTAGGTCAGGCCCAGCTCCTCCTGGAGGTCGTCCATGAGGTTGACGACCTGGGCCTGGATGGAGACGTCGAGCGCGGAGACCGGCTCGTCGGCGACCACCAGCTTCGGCTTGAGGGCCAGCGCCCGCGCGATGCCGATGCGCTGGCGCTGACCGCCGGAGAACTCGTGCGGATAGCGGTTGTAGTGCTCCGGGCTCAGGCCCACCAGCTCCAGCAGCCGCTGCACCTCCTTCTTCACCCCGCCCTCGGGCTCGACGCCCTGGAGCCGGAAGGGGGTGGAGACGATCCCGCCGATGGTGTGCCGCGGGTTCAGCGAACCGTACGGGTCCTGGAAGATCATCTGGATGTCGCGGCGCAGCGGGCGCAGCCGGCCCGGGGACAGGTGGGTGATGTCCTGGCCCTCGAACTCGACCGAGCCGCC is a genomic window containing:
- a CDS encoding M1 family metallopeptidase codes for the protein MALSRSARRSSRWLALATAVASAATIAAAPAATPGAPGIGDPYFPGLGNGGYRPLHYDLGVSYHPDSGRLDGRTTLTARATQDLSSFDLDLQKLTVDQVRVDGRPARFSRTGDELVIRPGRPLARGERFAVTVVYHGVPQPLSGPIVFGSQYGWMKTKDGVFVACEPNAASTWFPSSDHPDEKATYDIRIDAPKGLTGVSNGRLVGSGEHGGRAWFHWRESRPMAPYLATATIGKFDVRTGTTPGGTPIYVATDPTLPTGKVDVYGVTAAATDYWSKVFGPYPFEETGAIVDDMPQAGFSLEVQSKPAYSAVRSESTIVHELAHQWFGDSVSVRQWKDIWLNEGFATYAQWLWAEHKGTTTAHDAFRKAYQGIPADDAFWKIKVSDPQRDTMFSDAVYERGAMTLQALRERIGDRAFFRLLPAWTARHRYGNADTADFIALAEKVSGQRLGDLFHTWLDTQSRPALSGE
- a CDS encoding ABC transporter ATP-binding protein, translating into MLRVRGLVRHFPITKGLLKRKVGAVQAVDGIDFDVFPGETLGVVGESGCGKSTMGRLITRLDEPTGGSVEFEGQDITHLSPGRLRPLRRDIQMIFQDPYGSLNPRHTIGGIVSTPFRLQGVEPEGGVKKEVQRLLELVGLSPEHYNRYPHEFSGGQRQRIGIARALALKPKLVVADEPVSALDVSIQAQVVNLMDDLQEELGLTYVIIAHDLSVIRHVSDRIAVMYLGKIVELADRDSLYASPRHPYTKALLSAVPVPDPKRRTQRGRILLKGDVPSPIDPPSGCRFRTRCWKATEECTTTEPPLIRLRTGHQVACHHPEGESDNSGAATESSDGKASTGQ